In one window of Ketogulonicigenium robustum DNA:
- a CDS encoding LysR substrate-binding domain-containing protein, which produces MVDLKEHDCISDTNCGNGVRWSMTRGDNTGAGAILQNSAKVAAEMADKGLGIALCPHFAVAKKLRTGALVALFPDFDGRKQAFNIVYLGGEPFPRHCRAD; this is translated from the coding sequence ACTGCATCAGCGATACCAACTGCGGCAACGGCGTTCGGTGGAGCATGACACGCGGCGATAATACAGGTGCTGGAGCGATTTTACAAAATAGCGCTAAGGTGGCAGCAGAAATGGCCGACAAGGGCTTGGGCATCGCGCTGTGTCCGCATTTTGCGGTCGCCAAAAAGCTGCGAACCGGCGCGCTGGTGGCCTTGTTTCCAGATTTTGACGGGCGCAAGCAAGCGTTCAATATTGTTTATCTGGGGGGCGAACCGTTCCCCCGACATTGCCGCGCTGATTGA